In Aerococcus loyolae, a genomic segment contains:
- a CDS encoding ATP-binding protein: protein MADRTPGLTYQAVYKGMKLLLKAESDIVVDIVGHGGIGKTQLVQNLARDLGYGFYEMTCSLLQPGDLTMPIPKEDRIEYYLNPQIQGAVDEAKANPDHKVILFLDEFNRPIAMVQSELMNLVLQRHLMGIHLPDNVIIITAENPSSDTEGFEGNAYATSARDLAINDRTMRIRMGANLDHWIESFADQENESGQTNIHPLVKDYLQAEGRQYFIVIDETRDKNPTPRAYERLSHLLYDYEAMGIDPTQIKDDDLLAFLVEGIDGCIGEEAGQVFLSYLENHQGDYISPKEIIDLDREDLPESIKERFLKMPAIRKKRIIQDLTQSLLDHKEIIKDQDLLSRYVDLFLLADPDLIYSLVTRLMQAEAGSALEELRAGLSEDDRFIDKAYAITMASGSDLEDDD, encoded by the coding sequence ATGGCCGATCGTACACCAGGACTAACTTATCAAGCCGTTTATAAAGGAATGAAATTACTATTAAAAGCTGAATCAGATATTGTAGTAGATATTGTTGGACACGGCGGGATCGGTAAGACGCAACTGGTACAAAATTTAGCCCGAGACTTGGGCTATGGGTTCTATGAAATGACCTGTTCCTTACTGCAACCTGGGGACTTAACCATGCCCATCCCCAAAGAGGACCGCATTGAATATTATCTCAACCCCCAAATTCAAGGGGCAGTGGATGAAGCCAAAGCAAACCCTGACCATAAGGTGATCCTATTTTTAGATGAATTTAACCGTCCCATCGCCATGGTTCAAAGCGAACTCATGAATTTGGTATTACAACGTCATCTAATGGGAATTCACTTACCCGATAATGTCATTATTATTACCGCAGAGAACCCATCCAGTGATACAGAGGGCTTTGAAGGGAACGCTTATGCCACCAGTGCGCGTGATTTAGCGATTAATGACCGAACCATGCGCATTCGGATGGGAGCTAATTTAGACCATTGGATTGAGAGCTTTGCTGACCAGGAGAATGAGTCGGGTCAGACTAACATTCATCCGCTAGTCAAGGACTATCTTCAAGCAGAAGGGCGCCAATATTTCATTGTTATTGATGAAACCCGTGATAAAAACCCAACTCCTCGTGCTTATGAACGTTTATCCCACTTGCTCTATGATTATGAAGCCATGGGGATTGATCCGACACAAATCAAAGACGATGACTTACTGGCTTTCTTAGTTGAAGGGATCGACGGTTGTATTGGTGAAGAGGCCGGACAGGTCTTCTTGTCTTATCTAGAAAATCACCAAGGGGACTACATTAGTCCTAAAGAAATTATTGATTTAGATCGTGAGGACTTACCTGAATCAATCAAAGAACGATTTTTAAAGATGCCTGCGATTAGGAAGAAAAGAATTATTCAAGATTTAACGCAATCACTCTTGGACCATAAGGAGATTATCAAGGATCAGGATCTGCTTAGCCGCTATGTTGATTTATTTTTACTCGCTGACCCTGACTTAATCTATTCCTTAGTTACTCGCCTCATGCAAGCTGAAGCAGGGAGTGCTTTAGAAGAATTAAGAGCAGGACTAAGTGAAGATGACCGCTTTATTGATAAGGCCTATGCTATTACCATGGCTAGTGGATCAGACTTAGAAGACGATGACTAA
- a CDS encoding HAD family hydrolase: protein MTENFKKIKLIASDMDGTLLNDQGELPKQLGSYIDDLQAQGVIFGIASGKPYYALEAVFKNRIKEMALVCSGGTFVSYQEETVYNSTISQSDYSDLVCLIKGASKGIPALIANDKAYFDSQAKPYYNDFSDYVKIEFVDDLGQVEAEVNKVTAYFPDYDNKDYLQEYQEQISGSYTVMPSGAKWIDITMEGQSKGHGLEKLLKKLNYSPRELVVIGDSGNDTEMLSLTSNSFAMKNASDQVKSYANYTTCQSNNDEGVLEVYKKLLAAKKESK, encoded by the coding sequence ATGACTGAAAACTTTAAAAAAATCAAATTAATTGCTAGTGATATGGATGGAACCCTCTTAAATGACCAAGGTGAATTACCTAAGCAACTTGGCTCCTATATAGACGACTTACAGGCCCAAGGAGTTATTTTTGGAATTGCTTCGGGGAAACCCTATTATGCTTTAGAAGCAGTCTTTAAAAACCGAATAAAAGAAATGGCCTTAGTATGCTCTGGAGGGACCTTCGTTAGCTATCAGGAAGAGACCGTTTATAATTCAACCATTAGCCAGTCAGACTATAGCGACCTCGTTTGCTTAATTAAAGGGGCTTCCAAAGGAATTCCTGCTCTAATAGCTAATGATAAGGCTTATTTTGATAGCCAAGCAAAACCCTACTACAATGACTTTAGCGACTATGTAAAGATTGAATTTGTTGATGACTTAGGTCAAGTAGAAGCTGAAGTGAATAAAGTAACTGCCTATTTCCCTGACTATGACAATAAAGACTACCTCCAAGAGTATCAAGAGCAAATTTCCGGTTCTTACACCGTGATGCCTAGTGGCGCAAAGTGGATTGATATCACTATGGAAGGCCAATCAAAGGGTCATGGCTTGGAAAAATTACTGAAAAAACTTAATTATTCTCCGCGTGAATTAGTCGTTATTGGTGATAGTGGGAACGATACCGAAATGCTCTCTTTAACCTCTAATTCCTTTGCCATGAAGAACGCAAGTGACCAGGTCAAATCTTACGCTAACTATACAACCTGCCAAAGCAACAATGATGAAGGTGTTCTTGAAGTCTATAAAAAGTTACTAGCTGCTAAGAAAGAAAGCAAGTAG
- a CDS encoding fructosamine kinase family protein yields the protein MTKINRQWISQLPIKNIQKIHPVSGGDVNDAYRLDSKDGPYFLLVQKNTQASFYDSEVAGLKAFEKADITAPKVINQGEINGDAYLLLTYLDEGFLGDQKRLGELISKLHHVHNDNGQFGFDLDYQGASLTFSNAWNASWSDFFIKQRLDPLHDYLIDHQLWQKAESDAYQEIRAIIIDSLSQHKSQPSLLHGDLWSGNFMFLSDGRPAIFDPAPFYGDREFDIGVSIVFGGFNQNFYQSYQALYPMEAGYEFRLDFYQLYLLMLHLAKFGRVYYDSVEAIMKRIRVKAK from the coding sequence ATGACGAAAATCAACCGCCAATGGATTAGTCAATTACCAATTAAGAATATTCAAAAAATTCATCCAGTTTCAGGTGGAGACGTTAACGATGCCTATCGTTTAGATAGTAAGGATGGCCCTTACTTCCTTCTGGTCCAAAAAAATACACAGGCTTCCTTTTATGACAGTGAGGTTGCTGGACTTAAAGCCTTTGAAAAAGCAGATATTACTGCACCAAAAGTGATTAACCAAGGAGAAATTAATGGTGATGCCTATCTCCTCTTGACTTATCTCGACGAAGGCTTTTTAGGAGACCAAAAGCGATTGGGAGAACTAATCAGTAAGTTACACCATGTCCACAACGACAATGGTCAATTTGGCTTTGACCTGGATTATCAAGGGGCCAGCTTAACCTTCTCAAATGCTTGGAATGCCTCTTGGTCTGACTTTTTCATTAAACAAAGGCTAGACCCCCTCCATGACTATTTGATTGACCACCAACTATGGCAAAAGGCCGAAAGTGATGCCTACCAAGAAATTCGCGCCATTATTATAGATAGCTTGAGCCAGCATAAGAGTCAACCTTCCCTCCTTCATGGCGACTTATGGTCAGGTAATTTTATGTTTTTAAGCGATGGTCGACCGGCTATCTTTGATCCTGCCCCTTTTTACGGTGATCGAGAGTTTGATATCGGGGTCTCCATAGTTTTTGGCGGCTTTAACCAGAATTTTTATCAATCCTATCAAGCCCTCTACCCCATGGAAGCAGGCTATGAATTTCGCTTAGATTTTTATCAGTTATATTTACTCATGCTTCACCTGGCTAAGTTTGGCAGAGTGTATTATGACAGTGTTGAAGCCATCATGAAAAGAATAAGAGTAAAGGCTAAATAG
- a CDS encoding YbaN family protein, with translation MRYFYLILGWVAFVLGALGTFIPVLPTTPFMLLAAWAFARSSERFNEWLKSTKIYQYYGADFENGGGIPLKKKVQIILITYTVMAISIYFVPLKPVRLLIVVIGIIFGLWLFLKMPTKKE, from the coding sequence ATGCGTTATTTTTATCTCATATTAGGATGGGTTGCCTTTGTGCTCGGAGCACTAGGAACCTTCATCCCTGTCCTACCAACAACTCCCTTTATGTTATTAGCCGCTTGGGCCTTTGCGCGTAGTTCTGAGCGCTTTAATGAGTGGCTGAAAAGTACAAAAATCTACCAGTATTATGGGGCAGATTTCGAGAATGGTGGTGGGATTCCTTTAAAAAAGAAAGTACAGATTATACTCATTACCTATACCGTGATGGCTATATCCATTTATTTTGTCCCACTTAAGCCGGTAAGATTACTAATTGTTGTCATTGGTATAATATTTGGGTTATGGTTATTTCTTAAAATGCCCACAAAGAAAGAGTAA
- a CDS encoding NADPH-dependent FMN reductase — protein sequence MKIVGIIGNNASKSHNRLLIEHMANKFGDEVEFEVAEINEIPLFNADYMGQDVPDVVNELADKIEAADGVVISTAEYDHAITAALKSVIEWLSSVRKPFQNKPVMIVGASLGTLGSVRAQDNLRNIFTSPGLYARVFPGAEFLMGQAANKFDETGRMTDEGTDKFLDMLFHQFLDFVKEQQED from the coding sequence TTGAAAATTGTCGGTATTATAGGTAACAATGCTTCTAAGTCTCATAACCGTCTTTTAATTGAACACATGGCCAATAAATTCGGTGACGAAGTTGAATTTGAAGTTGCTGAAATTAATGAAATCCCTCTATTTAACGCAGACTACATGGGGCAAGATGTACCTGACGTGGTCAATGAATTAGCAGACAAAATTGAAGCTGCTGACGGCGTTGTCATTTCAACAGCTGAATATGACCACGCTATTACCGCAGCCCTAAAAAGTGTTATCGAATGGTTATCAAGTGTTCGTAAGCCCTTCCAAAACAAACCAGTGATGATTGTGGGAGCTTCATTAGGGACCCTAGGCTCTGTTCGTGCCCAAGATAATTTACGTAACATTTTCACTTCTCCAGGTCTATATGCAAGAGTTTTCCCAGGCGCAGAATTTTTAATGGGACAAGCTGCTAACAAATTTGACGAAACCGGTCGCATGACTGATGAAGGGACAGATAAATTCTTAGATATGCTCTTCCATCAATTCCTTGATTTCGTTAAAGAACAACAAGAAGACTAA
- a CDS encoding MBL fold metallo-hydrolase, whose translation MLKVSRVVTEVLEANTYLVYNEQNKEALIIDPGSSADKIRSEIQNLQLKPLAVLITHGHCDHIGALDDIRQYYQIPVYINQAEAPWLSDPMYNMSPFIGLGHLTFQAADDYYQDDQDQSIGSIDFTPIHTPGHTQGSTCLFFNNSGQPFMMTGDTLFKGTIGRTDFPGGDSQAIMQSISQKLFSLPENTLVYPGHYGSSTIAEEKISNPFFN comes from the coding sequence ATGCTCAAAGTATCCCGAGTCGTTACTGAGGTGTTAGAGGCGAATACCTATCTCGTCTATAACGAGCAAAATAAAGAAGCCTTAATTATTGATCCCGGTTCTTCAGCGGACAAAATTCGTTCTGAAATTCAAAATTTACAGCTAAAACCCCTAGCAGTCTTAATTACTCATGGCCATTGTGACCATATCGGTGCCTTAGATGATATCCGTCAATATTACCAAATTCCGGTCTATATTAATCAAGCTGAGGCGCCCTGGTTAAGTGATCCTATGTATAACATGAGTCCCTTTATTGGTTTAGGTCACTTGACTTTTCAAGCGGCCGATGATTACTACCAAGATGACCAAGACCAAAGTATAGGAAGTATTGACTTTACCCCTATCCATACACCAGGCCATACTCAGGGAAGTACTTGTTTATTCTTTAATAATAGCGGCCAGCCCTTTATGATGACTGGGGATACCCTCTTTAAAGGCACTATTGGTCGAACCGACTTCCCGGGTGGAGATAGTCAAGCGATTATGCAAAGTATTTCACAAAAATTGTTTAGTCTACCCGAGAACACCCTGGTTTATCCAGGTCATTATGGGTCTTCTACGATTGCTGAGGAAAAGATATCTAACCCCTTTTTTAATTAA
- the pip gene encoding prolyl aminopeptidase, which translates to MEAGYQNTEVNQSFYLQVDDQHKLYVEDCGNTKGQPVIFLHGGPGSEITPSCRLFFDPEKYHIILFDQRGTGKSKPFLSTKNNTPFDSVRDMELIREYYGYDNWFVFGGSYGSTLALVYAILHPERVEQLILRGIFLGRQEEIEWLYEGGAAKFYPEAYEKYLSLLSDEEQKNCVHAYYQKIHQGDKEAHQAACRYWTKWESSLLTLLPHFPEEDQLSPSEEATAVLESHYFENHMFFEEDNYILNNVHRFNDIPMEIVQGRYDVICPPNSAYQLHQACPKSNLHLVEASGHSPYDPEMLKIIVAIMDQLTE; encoded by the coding sequence ATGGAAGCAGGTTATCAAAATACAGAAGTTAATCAAAGCTTTTACTTACAAGTGGACGATCAGCATAAATTGTATGTCGAAGACTGTGGAAACACAAAAGGGCAGCCAGTTATTTTTCTACATGGAGGTCCTGGGAGCGAGATTACTCCAAGTTGTCGCTTATTTTTCGACCCTGAAAAATATCATATTATTTTATTTGACCAACGAGGGACAGGGAAGAGTAAGCCTTTTTTGAGTACCAAGAATAATACTCCTTTTGATAGCGTTCGCGATATGGAACTGATCCGTGAATACTATGGCTATGACAACTGGTTTGTTTTTGGGGGCTCCTACGGGTCGACCTTGGCTTTAGTCTACGCCATTTTGCATCCTGAGCGGGTGGAACAATTGATATTAAGAGGGATCTTTCTTGGGCGTCAAGAAGAGATTGAATGGTTGTATGAAGGTGGGGCAGCTAAATTTTATCCCGAAGCTTACGAAAAATACCTATCGCTCTTGAGTGATGAGGAGCAAAAAAATTGCGTCCATGCTTATTATCAAAAAATCCATCAGGGAGATAAAGAAGCCCATCAAGCAGCATGTAGGTATTGGACCAAGTGGGAATCTTCCTTACTGACCTTACTGCCTCATTTTCCCGAAGAAGACCAACTGAGTCCAAGTGAAGAAGCGACAGCCGTTTTAGAATCGCATTACTTTGAAAATCATATGTTTTTTGAAGAAGATAATTATATTTTAAATAATGTTCACCGCTTTAATGATATCCCGATGGAAATTGTCCAAGGACGGTATGATGTCATTTGCCCACCAAATTCAGCCTACCAACTCCACCAAGCTTGTCCAAAATCAAATTTACATCTGGTAGAAGCCAGTGGTCATAGCCCTTACGATCCTGAAATGTTAAAAATAATAGTAGCTATTATGGACCAATTAACCGAATAA
- a CDS encoding PTS transporter subunit IIABC yields the protein MKEKLFESLQRLGKTFMLPISILPLAGLFLGISASFTGETFVKMYHLENILSPGMPLHSILSVLGDCGAVVFDNLGLLFAISIALGLARSEKGVAALSAVVGYFMMYASLSSSIIHLRGLEELEKIPGLIISLLGFEHTMNLGVFGGIIIGCLVAWLHNRYYKIELPDALSFFAGTHFVPIVSAVAGVLSGLILSFIWPYFAAGIANLGQLIANTGHLGTFLYGYIYRALIPFGLHHIFYLPFWQTAVGGTAVVDGTTVVGAQNIIFAQLKAGEAISPDAARFFAFQFPEMIFALPAAAYAMYWAARSDKKTMVKGLLFSASLTSIVTGITEPIEFTILFASPLLYFGVHCVLFALSTVLVHIAGVGVGLTFSGGLIDFILYGVLPGNARTHWVPVVIIGIIYAIVYFFLFHWIIKKFDLDTPGRKADTSLHTKEEFRNKNALNGLSENDQRAYQIVSGLGGTDNLVDVDNCATRLRVTVKTGDEVNKEALQATGAAGVVVRGNSVQVIYGTTVSTIKTQVTEFIESGQAPKTAATVVNEKQEEDLKESAQVVNDQAILTGIPVELYAVADGKVISIDKVEDEVFSQKMMGDGYAIQPSHGQVVAPVSGKILNIFPTKHALGIQSDEGLEILVHMGLDTVELKGEGFAIQVEEGQSVQAGDPLAQMDLASIEARGKACDIMVVLTNSDKVNRLDVLDQKQVTAGEKVGEALLNKE from the coding sequence ATGAAAGAGAAACTTTTTGAAAGTTTGCAACGTTTAGGGAAAACCTTTATGTTACCAATTTCAATTCTACCCTTAGCTGGTTTATTTCTAGGGATATCAGCTTCTTTTACAGGTGAAACATTTGTGAAAATGTATCACTTAGAAAATATTCTTTCACCAGGAATGCCGCTCCATAGTATTTTAAGTGTTTTAGGAGACTGCGGTGCCGTTGTCTTTGATAACCTAGGTTTATTGTTTGCTATATCCATTGCCTTAGGTTTGGCTAGAAGCGAGAAAGGGGTGGCAGCCTTATCAGCTGTGGTGGGCTACTTTATGATGTACGCTTCACTATCTAGTTCCATCATCCACCTCCGTGGATTAGAAGAATTGGAAAAAATACCAGGATTGATTATTTCATTACTGGGCTTTGAGCATACTATGAACCTCGGTGTTTTCGGTGGGATTATTATTGGCTGTCTAGTGGCTTGGCTACATAATCGTTATTATAAGATCGAACTCCCTGATGCCTTGTCATTTTTTGCCGGAACTCATTTTGTACCAATAGTTTCAGCAGTTGCAGGGGTTCTTAGTGGACTTATTTTATCTTTTATCTGGCCGTATTTCGCTGCTGGGATTGCTAATCTCGGTCAGCTTATCGCCAATACTGGCCACTTAGGGACCTTCCTTTACGGTTATATTTATCGTGCCTTAATCCCATTTGGATTGCATCATATTTTTTATTTACCATTTTGGCAAACTGCTGTAGGTGGAACTGCTGTCGTTGATGGAACCACTGTTGTGGGCGCTCAAAATATTATTTTTGCCCAATTAAAGGCTGGTGAAGCTATTTCACCCGATGCAGCTAGATTCTTTGCCTTCCAATTTCCAGAGATGATTTTTGCCTTACCAGCTGCGGCCTACGCCATGTACTGGGCCGCTAGATCAGATAAGAAGACCATGGTCAAGGGGCTATTATTTTCTGCATCCCTAACCTCAATTGTAACTGGGATTACGGAGCCGATTGAATTTACTATTTTATTTGCGTCTCCCTTACTTTATTTTGGGGTGCATTGTGTGCTCTTTGCCTTATCTACTGTCTTAGTCCATATTGCCGGAGTAGGGGTTGGACTAACTTTCTCAGGAGGCTTAATTGACTTTATTCTTTACGGCGTCTTGCCAGGCAATGCAAGAACGCATTGGGTTCCAGTAGTTATTATCGGTATTATTTACGCTATTGTCTATTTCTTCCTCTTCCATTGGATTATTAAGAAATTTGACTTGGATACTCCAGGAAGAAAGGCAGATACTTCATTACATACTAAAGAAGAATTTCGAAACAAAAATGCGCTTAATGGCTTGAGTGAGAATGACCAAAGAGCTTATCAAATTGTTAGCGGATTAGGTGGTACCGATAACCTCGTTGATGTTGATAATTGTGCCACTCGTCTACGGGTAACGGTCAAAACTGGTGATGAGGTTAATAAGGAAGCCCTACAAGCCACTGGAGCAGCCGGCGTTGTGGTACGTGGTAATAGTGTTCAAGTCATCTATGGGACCACGGTATCAACCATAAAGACCCAAGTCACTGAATTCATCGAGAGTGGTCAAGCCCCCAAAACAGCGGCAACAGTCGTGAATGAAAAGCAAGAAGAAGATCTCAAGGAATCAGCTCAAGTCGTTAATGATCAAGCAATTTTAACTGGTATCCCAGTAGAACTTTATGCGGTTGCAGATGGTAAAGTCATTAGCATTGATAAGGTGGAAGATGAGGTCTTCTCTCAAAAGATGATGGGAGACGGCTATGCTATCCAACCTAGTCATGGCCAAGTGGTCGCGCCAGTAAGTGGGAAAATCTTAAACATCTTTCCAACTAAGCATGCCCTTGGTATCCAAAGTGATGAAGGACTTGAAATCCTCGTTCACATGGGTTTAGACACCGTTGAACTCAAGGGAGAAGGCTTTGCTATTCAGGTTGAAGAAGGACAAAGTGTTCAAGCTGGGGATCCGCTAGCTCAAATGGACCTAGCAAGTATCGAAGCCAGAGGTAAAGCTTGTGACATTATGGTTGTCTTAACCAATAGTGATAAGGTTAATAGACTCGATGTTCTTGATCAAAAACAAGTCACAGCTGGCGAAAAGGTCGGCGAAGCCTTATTAAATAAGGAATAG
- the mprF gene encoding bifunctional lysylphosphatidylglycerol flippase/synthetase MprF: MKDIYNRYHKMFKIVFYILLILFFGYLIQNELRSINWSLFFDSLADLPAFTRLALVIFGLLGFSFNGWYDYVATRNYTVTAHSYKILQMGWISQAFNEFIGLSGFTGAALRNNFYQKHGLKPKQAIQISLETWFASFLGLGVLLLIVLLSGKIDGYSLLLPLIYLLYLPLYFFYDKLPIARKLGEKFGLEAITWKKKFAYLSASLCDWVASFTYFYIVMLIFMPHLSPIFAMMVYSFANVVGILSFIPGGLGTFDLTVLLMMQNAGYNPDQVLAAIVILRVCYYVIPWLLACFYVFHNWFTSKLFEEDMKIKAWGKWIVRFVSFLLLVNGLVLISSVISPAVPERIHLLKYLIPRSLQSVSILLVLLIGCTAFILSFGLFKRIRRALWLTLILLPLGAVACMIKGLDYEEAIFLLISTYLLYQSRFLFTRNHLALNRKNILLSFFACAGLLLIIFLITGHFRHMPFTRHVYLLNPLHIFFYLVIASLLTILVLFSRSERLDFLPPSLDEIKLYEQLIAEYGGSEYSHLVYLKDKMIFFNSQQTVAILYRPSSDNLIALGDPIGNSQDFPSALEEFLEYAEHMDMAVGFYEVTPHYLDAFCSLGYATLKIGESAIIDLDEFTFEGKKNKNRRSVRNDMTRAGLYFEVYQPPYDDEFIHDLRQISDQWLNKREEMSFSMGAFYEDYLDRERIAVLRDEEAIYAFASIMPISEDMISIDLMRYISHDAGDVMQMLILQLLQWAKDLGYHRFVLGMAPLANVGTKSYASPRDKTLHLVYDFGNRFYGFKGLRAYKSKFRPEWENRYIIYPNQTTLIKILISLLDITHKTRD; this comes from the coding sequence ATGAAAGATATTTATAATCGCTATCATAAAATGTTTAAAATAGTATTTTATATTTTACTGATCTTATTTTTCGGCTATCTCATTCAAAATGAATTACGGTCGATTAATTGGTCCTTGTTTTTTGATTCCTTAGCTGATCTACCTGCCTTTACACGCCTGGCCTTAGTAATCTTTGGATTATTAGGCTTTAGCTTTAACGGTTGGTATGACTATGTCGCTACCCGTAACTACACGGTGACTGCCCATAGCTATAAAATTTTACAAATGGGCTGGATAAGCCAAGCATTTAATGAATTCATCGGCTTAAGTGGCTTTACAGGTGCTGCTCTCAGAAATAATTTTTATCAAAAGCATGGTTTGAAACCTAAGCAAGCCATACAAATTTCCTTAGAAACCTGGTTTGCCAGTTTTCTGGGCTTAGGCGTCTTATTATTAATCGTCTTGCTATCAGGAAAAATTGACGGTTATTCACTCTTACTTCCGTTGATTTATTTACTCTACCTGCCTTTGTATTTTTTCTATGATAAGTTGCCCATAGCTAGAAAATTGGGTGAAAAATTTGGTCTAGAAGCTATCACTTGGAAGAAGAAATTTGCTTACCTATCCGCTTCGCTGTGTGACTGGGTAGCTTCTTTTACCTATTTTTACATTGTGATGTTAATTTTTATGCCGCATTTATCACCTATATTCGCCATGATGGTCTATAGTTTCGCTAACGTCGTAGGGATTTTAAGTTTTATTCCAGGAGGTTTGGGGACCTTTGACCTGACAGTATTATTAATGATGCAAAATGCCGGTTATAATCCCGATCAAGTTTTGGCAGCGATTGTTATCCTCCGGGTATGTTACTACGTTATTCCCTGGTTATTAGCTTGTTTCTACGTTTTCCATAACTGGTTTACCAGTAAACTATTCGAAGAGGATATGAAGATAAAGGCTTGGGGAAAGTGGATTGTGCGTTTTGTTTCCTTCCTCCTCTTAGTTAATGGTTTGGTTTTAATTTCTTCAGTGATTTCACCAGCCGTTCCTGAACGGATTCATTTGCTTAAATACTTAATTCCCAGATCTTTACAGAGTGTCTCCATTCTTTTGGTTCTTTTAATTGGGTGTACTGCCTTTATTTTATCCTTTGGCTTATTTAAGCGGATCAGAAGGGCATTATGGCTAACACTTATTCTCTTACCCCTAGGAGCCGTTGCTTGTATGATCAAGGGCTTAGACTATGAAGAAGCGATCTTCTTACTCATATCGACTTATTTACTCTACCAGTCCCGATTTCTCTTTACTCGCAATCATTTGGCATTAAACCGTAAGAATATTTTACTCAGCTTTTTCGCCTGTGCGGGCCTCTTATTAATCATCTTTTTAATCACCGGGCACTTTAGACATATGCCTTTTACCCGCCATGTCTATTTATTAAACCCTTTACACATTTTTTTCTACCTGGTAATTGCCAGTTTGTTGACTATTTTAGTGTTATTTAGCCGCAGTGAACGTCTGGATTTCCTGCCACCATCATTGGATGAAATTAAGCTTTACGAACAACTTATTGCTGAATATGGGGGAAGCGAATATAGCCACTTGGTCTATTTGAAAGATAAGATGATCTTTTTTAATAGCCAACAAACTGTTGCAATCTTATACCGCCCCTCATCGGATAATTTAATCGCCCTGGGCGACCCTATCGGTAACAGTCAGGATTTCCCTAGTGCCTTAGAAGAATTCTTGGAATATGCTGAACACATGGATATGGCGGTCGGCTTTTATGAAGTCACTCCTCATTACCTGGATGCCTTTTGTAGTTTAGGCTACGCAACCTTGAAAATAGGGGAGTCGGCGATAATTGATTTAGATGAATTTACTTTTGAAGGTAAGAAAAATAAAAACCGGCGTTCCGTTCGCAATGACATGACCCGGGCCGGGCTTTATTTTGAAGTTTACCAACCACCTTATGATGATGAATTTATCCATGACTTGCGGCAAATTTCTGATCAATGGCTTAATAAGCGGGAAGAGATGAGCTTTTCCATGGGGGCTTTCTATGAAGATTACCTAGACAGAGAGCGAATTGCGGTCTTAAGAGATGAGGAAGCGATCTATGCCTTTGCAAGTATTATGCCGATATCGGAAGACATGATTTCAATAGATTTAATGCGTTATATCAGTCATGATGCGGGCGATGTCATGCAAATGCTGATCTTGCAGTTATTGCAATGGGCCAAAGATCTAGGCTACCACCGCTTTGTTTTAGGGATGGCTCCCTTGGCTAATGTAGGGACAAAATCTTATGCTAGCCCTCGGGATAAGACATTACATCTGGTATATGATTTTGGTAATCGTTTTTACGGTTTTAAAGGATTACGTGCCTACAAATCTAAATTCCGTCCTGAGTGGGAAAACCGCTATATTATTTATCCAAATCAAACCACTTTAATCAAGATTTTAATTAGTTTATTAGATATTACCCACAAGACAAGGGATTAA